GCCGCAGTTTCGGGAGTAGGGGGCGTAACCGCGAATGCACGCGAATCACCGCGAATGGGGGGACGCATGGGGGCGCCCATGGCCTCCGGCGGCTATGGAAAGCCGCCCTACGGGTTTGGGCGTTGTGCCACCAACCCGTCGCGAGCGTAGGGCAGGTTTCCATACCTGCCTCCTGCGTCCGCAACCGCGAATGCACGCGAATGGGGAGGGGATGCATGGGGGCGCCCATTCTTGCTGGGCGCGGCCTGACTACGGCGATGCGCCCACCGGTATCATTTTATACTCAATCTGTGTCGGCAACCCCACCCGCCGCGAGGCATCTAGAATCTCCAGCGATACCAGGTTGCCCGCCTCATCATAGTCCAGTATTACCCCCGGCTTGTCCTCATCGCTCTCTGCTACAGCCGTGTCAAGAAAGATGACCGTCAGGGTGTCTGTCGCGCCATCATAGATCACTTTCATGTTGCTTTTCTCCAGTACTTCTCAATCCGGCTGGTCCGATAGACCGTAACCACCTCTGCCGGTTGCCGGTCAACATCCACAAACACCCGCAACAGATAGACCCGCACTGGCGTTCCGTGCTTTACGCGGGACTGGCAAACCACTCTTCCAGGTCGCACTTCCACCGTCTGCTCCGGTGCAGACAGGACTCGCACCACCTCGGCCTCGCTGACCTGCCGACGCTCCATCTCCAGAC
The window above is part of the Chloroflexota bacterium genome. Proteins encoded here:
- a CDS encoding DUF4258 domain-containing protein, coding for MSETSSITEYRLTDHARLEMERRQVSEAEVVRVLSAPEQTVEVRPGRVVCQSRVKHGTPVRVYLLRVFVDVDRQPAEVVTVYRTSRIEKYWRKAT
- a CDS encoding DUF2283 domain-containing protein produces the protein MKVIYDGATDTLTVIFLDTAVAESDEDKPGVILDYDEAGNLVSLEILDASRRVGLPTQIEYKMIPVGASP